A portion of the Rissa tridactyla isolate bRisTri1 chromosome 19, bRisTri1.patW.cur.20221130, whole genome shotgun sequence genome contains these proteins:
- the LOC128919435 gene encoding olfactory receptor 10A4-like has translation MAGITECCLLAVMAYDRYMAICHPLRYTTVMRWNMCFLLSAVSWLTGVLLALGQTTFIFTLPYCGPNRINHFFCDLLPLLKLACVDTFKNEIAIYIIAVLFITVPFLLIVTSYVQILHTIFKMPSAGGKRKTFSTCCSHLVVVTLFYGSGIVTYLRPKAFYSSSSNKLLSLSYTLMSPMMNPLIYSLRNKEVKQALKKLRAKNINT, from the exons ATGGCAG GGATCACAGAATGTTGTCTGCTGGCTGTCATGGCCTATGATCGCTACATGGCCATATGCCATCCCCTGCGCTACACAACCGTGATGAGATGGAACATGTGCTTCCTGCTCTCAGCTGTATCTTGGCTTACTGGGGTCTTGCTGGCCTTAGGGCAGACAACTTTCATCTTTACCCTTCCATATTGTGGGCCCAACAGGATCAATCACTTCTTCTGTgacctgctgcctctgctgaagTTGGCTTGCGTGGACACCTTCAAGAATGAAATTGCCATCTACATAATAGCTGTCCTCTTCATCACGGTCCCCTTCTTACTCATAGTTACATCATACGTCCAGATACTCCACACCATCTTCAAGATGCCATCAGCTGGGGGCAAGAGAAAAACGTTCTCTACCTGCTGTTCTCATCTGGTCGTAGTTACTCTGTTTTATGGATCTGGTATTGTGACCTACTTGAGACCCAAAGCTTTTTATTCAAGCAGCAGTAACaaactgctttctctctcttacaCACTGATGTCTCCAATGATGAACCCCTTGATTTACAGCTTGAGGAATAAAGAGGTGAAACAAGCCTTGAAAAAACTGAGAgccaaaaatataaatacatga
- the LOC128919433 gene encoding olfactory receptor 6B1-like has protein sequence MKNQTAINEFILLGFSYGLQVQTLLYLVFLVTYMVTITENAIIIFVVKRNRHLQKPMYYFLGNLSFLEVWYISVTLPRLLFGFWSQSMTISFSGCMTQLYFFISLMCTECVLLAVMAYDRYLAVCHPLHYPTIMTHKLCFQLSILSWAGGFSISLVKVSFISRLTFCGPQIINHFFCDISPVLNLSCTDMSLAETVDFVLALVILLIPLLIIVFSYCCILSTILCMPSSQGRRKAFSTCTSHFTVVIIFFSATLFMYARPRRIHPFNLNKIVSIFYAVFTPALNPLIYCLRNKEVKEILRKTIGTSCSAHQ, from the coding sequence ATGAAGAACCAAACTGCTATCAATGAGTTCATTCTTCTGGGATTTTCCTATGGGCTTCAGGTCCAAACCTTACTTTACCTGGTCTTTCTGGTAACCTACATGGTAACAATCACTGAGAATGCAATCATCATCTTTGTGGTGAAAAGGAATCGTCACCTCCAAAAGCCCATGTATTATTTCCTGGGGAACTTGTCCTTCCTAGAGGTTTGGTACATCTCAGTTACATTGCCTAGGCTTTTGTTTGGGTTCTGGTCACAGAGCATGACCATCTCCTTCTCCGGTTGCATGACTCAGTTATACTTCTTTATCTCCCTTATGTGCACTGAATGTGTCCTCTTGGCTGtaatggcctatgaccgctacttGGCTGTCTGCCATCCCCTGCACTATCCAACCATCATGACCCACAAGTTGTGCTTTCAGCTGTCGATTCTGTCATGGGCAGGAGGCTTTTCCATTTCCTTGGTCAAGGTGTCTTTTATTTCACGCCTCACATTTTGTGGTCCACAAATCATAAACCACTTCTTTTGTGACATCTCTCCAGTCCTGAACCTTTCTTGCACTGACATGTCCCTTGCAGAAACAGTGGACTTTGTATTAGCCTTGGTGATCCTGCTCATACCTCTCTTAATCATTGTTTTCTCTTACTGCTGTATCTTGTCAACTATCTTGTGTATGCCTTCAtcccagggaaggagaaaagcctTTTCCACTTGTACATCCCATTTCACTGTAGTCATTATCTTTTTCTCAGCCACTCTCTTCATGTATGCCAGGCCCAGGAGGATCCATCCATTCAACCTCAACAAAATAGTGTCTATCTTTTATGCTGTATTCACTCCAGCACTGAACCCTCTAATCTATTGTCTGAGGAACAAGGAGGTGAAAGAGATTCTGAGAAAGACCATAGGCACAAGCTGCTCTGCACACCAGTAA